In Hamadaea flava, a genomic segment contains:
- a CDS encoding LamG-like jellyroll fold domain-containing protein encodes MLLVTATPQPVTVFGPVDLKVSWLWSWLGAPSAFAGGRPIGPVQESGSAAGRGHYVGYAETKAAGGAGRAPDKTVAERQDGKTQRLTTPGVQGFAPGKSTRKADGSTAGSDLFANPDGSYTREVSQGTVNFQDGKGAWQKIDAQVTPAGDRLAQRANRLGLQFANRADDRMLVSASFDGLGFGYSLQGAAGVAARSGAYAVTYPGVLPGTDLVLESRESGVKESIVLRERGTRTEWVFPLRLNGLTPVVDAGGGVVLADAKGAVKGRIPPGLMHDSRFDGSTGEFTTSNAVAYSLVEADGGIGLKVSVDERWLNAPERVYPVTIDPTTEFATTGDTYVYYGNDIDHSGEDDLAVGTWDSGAHRGKALMHFTDFAATFAGLRITSASLKLFLSWQGSCSAQPFTVHPISTSWEVDTARYGSVNYTGPTFDAQIGTATPTNYSEACANTGSNRTVGSWVSVPLTKATLDGWLNGTLTNNGLGISASQTATTDFKRFTSRNGPAGAVCDGHTCAPYLSVTYTPNVAPQIDSQYPPRDYQATSLTPELLAKGHDPDVWPKPAVQYNYKVNDSTGALVATSGWTSSSSWTVPDGKLQWSKTYYWWVVSYDGWATSPDPLNVAYYYPLSTPPPQPLVTSGLSQDGGGRGFEPAAGNYTTEAMDAQVATVGPALAIQRSYNSRDPRTGLAFGAGWSTMVDANVTERMASSSGKTAVITYPTGTEVAFGRNADGSFNPPPGRYSVFTTVTGGYSLVDKDGTTYLFTRQVAGTVGTDAVYAITSIRDAAGRTLTFAYNASGLVETITSASGRALHLTWSTPAGASKAHVATVYTDPATAGDASTVATWVYAYSGDQLTKVCPPTDATHCTVYEYGTGSQYPTALLDAGPHSYWRLSEPAGTVKANSDVLDNGGTDAATYSNVQLGQPGPLPGSAATAASFNGTSSYVEVPGKLVSAASYQSVSMWFKTTTPDSVLFSYQKDPITGGTTAGNYTPGIYIGSSGKLRAAFWTNNVNAGIVSANPVTDGAWHHLVLAAAGNTQTLYLDGQVVGSRTGLITLIDAYSATHEYVGAGFLGGAWPDQSHQSSTSSDGFANYFTGSISDVALFDRTLTAADVASLRGASAAAAHPLTKIVRPSGATAAQITYDPVSGIVTQVIDEHNGTWKISPSAVAGSSQVYAASVLSGGPADYLRMNESGVTEAVNEVNGGIGTYNTVTLGSPGPFTDATAGRFNGTSSYVELPATDVPTTGPNSVSMWFTMPSGSTAGGVLYAYQSMPMSGDLSVSGYWTPALYVGTDGKLRGGFWTGSAANVLTTSASVADGKWHHVALSASSTSQSLYLDGTLVGTRNAALVATTATYAYLGAGKWSASWTGYDGDNAGYFPGSIGEFAFYKSQLTAAQIADQVAASKNASADAAGAALAKKIVVTDPTNATTTYLYDVENGNRQVAEIWTDGTQQRQTTYGYKDGYLRTVTDPNGNVTTSEQDVRGNTISEQTCQDRSAGKCSTVYYTYYLNATSPGDLRNDQITEIRDGRSASATDNTYLTKFEYDALGNKIKTTDPLGRVASTQYTDGTTIAAANGGFAPAGLPWRVTSPGGQIQTTTYFANGDVAQVTDPAGLITKLGYDGLGRVVTKTEVSDGYPAGLVTKVVYDKLGRIAQQTDPATTNRVTGAVHTPVTTTVYNFDGQITQQTVSDATGGDAARTLKNTYDSLGHVATATDSDGDLTSFGYDQYGNLTREVDETGSETRYAYDANGHLLTTTLIGYTGDPNNPITARDLVTESRAYDPAGRLATITDAMGFVTAFTYTDNNLEVAVIKKNADGSQTYVAEQNEYDAAGNVIRELSNNNVTDTRYTVDAVGRVTGETLDPNGVARKTSYTYNNDDLVTAKYFSDNSGYTSAVGSTYDSAGRITSDWARTLGAGKPDGWWRLNPASGTEVVDNSGGDNTATATSGVTWSGGAGVFNGTTGWATTTGPVLNTTQSFSVSAWVKLAVNTAGQTAVSQDASVNSGFNLQYLKGPNRWSFTRNLTDTTSPTSAMAQSTAAPTLNTWTHLVGVYNAANGQMTLYANGTAQGTATDTTPIASTGAFVIGRSKYNGVQEAPFNGSIGNVQVYQRALSAADVSSLYGNGQAGRPLGDAYNTTTYTYDQRGLKLSETDPLGNTEYYEYDESDNLVVTTSAPVNAESNGGTPVSSRPVTTTGFDTFGDEVELRDPDGNTTVVTRDASGRPVTTRLPDYTPPGGTKITATVSKTFDGDGNVTSMTDALGKVTSYRYDQLGRLAKVTEPGGAATTYVYDLNDELLRTTNALGAYAESTYDYLGREVTQSTFERSTSSTFTTSYAYTSAGFVQKVTQPSGSYVTYTTNAVGDATARTDAAGNATQYRYDYLGRQVAVTAPDGSKRTSVYDEPGNMIAGKAYDSTGALISKISGTFDGNGNQLAMIDALGHATTFTYDATGMVTGQTEPTSATTSITTSFGYDLQGHRTRYTDGRGNRHLSTYNAWGLLESQIEPATTTNPNDRTWTVVYDAAGRPARQQQPGGVVVTNGYDVAGNLTTQTGTGADAATVDRTFGYDLAGQLTSMKAGTGSDTFTYNDRGLLTSATGPSGASSFTYNGDGLMSGRTDAAGTSTYSYDTVDRLSGVTDASTGQTVAYTYDGLSRLTKMTYASGDSRNLGYDSASRLNSDTLKTSAGATVAGITYVYDLDGRETTKTTTGFAGSSANTYTYDWAGRLTSWNNGTATTAFAYDATGNRTQIGAKIMVYDERDQLVGDGSTTYTYTARGTLASTATGSTTQTFASDAFGQQTKIGTQTYAYDSLGRVLTAGSTTLAYSGQDNDVAGDGAATYSRGPDDELVGVKPTSGTGVFAWADLHTDLVAQFTSTGTTVSGSATYDPFGTVTATAGKVGNLGYQSEWTDSATNRVNMHARWYNPATGQFDNRDTVDNDPVPDSIDANHYQYGDGNPLQTIDSTGHWGWNPIKAVKKAVKKVAHKVTHSSAWRYASSYARSTWHATTKAVKKVVHHVKKAVRKAVHRVTRAIRHVVHRAVHYVKHKYKKAVNWVKHTYHRAKHWVAKTYNHIKSKVKNTYHRIKQAGQRIVHKVAKTVKKVANTVKDAYHATAKWVKEHKDTLIQVGAIVAGVAAGLACTAVTAGAGAAACAIGAAALINLGKDAATGNIHSFSDALGSLGQGAIQGGLGVVTGGVGGLVAGRMASALGGFGARVGGRMLAGFAGGAVSDTATQLATTGRVDWTGVAISGGIGAVTGAAGGRGGSSCHSFQPGTQVVMADGSTKAIKDVKVGDKVLATDPATGKTVAREVTRLHRNTDSDLADVTLQDVRTGALSTLHTTQHHPFWSVAEHAWVDAADLKIGTRLRDTAGRTVQVVVAVETWTGSADMRDLTVADVHTYYVLAGGLPVLVHNVSSCPVHGSSPLPGAHASECTCLVQRPGGPPAYNGRISTRDLRAADSGDEGARGRIEGALGSDRATETHSYTEEAKDPYEIFEDSEKPWQPNKSQTPPNQRGTGRFVNSKPGKVIMKLWEVWRVFGQ; translated from the coding sequence ATGTTGCTGGTCACAGCCACTCCGCAGCCGGTGACGGTCTTCGGTCCGGTGGACCTGAAGGTGAGTTGGTTGTGGTCGTGGTTGGGGGCGCCGTCGGCGTTCGCGGGTGGGCGGCCGATCGGTCCGGTGCAGGAGTCTGGTTCTGCGGCGGGCCGGGGTCATTACGTCGGGTATGCGGAGACGAAGGCGGCTGGTGGGGCGGGCCGGGCTCCGGACAAGACGGTGGCGGAGCGGCAGGATGGTAAGACGCAGCGGTTGACGACGCCGGGGGTTCAGGGGTTCGCGCCGGGTAAGAGCACGCGTAAGGCGGATGGGTCGACGGCGGGTTCGGATCTGTTCGCGAATCCGGACGGCAGTTATACCCGTGAGGTGTCGCAGGGCACGGTCAACTTTCAGGATGGCAAGGGTGCCTGGCAGAAGATCGATGCGCAGGTGACGCCGGCGGGGGATCGGCTGGCGCAGCGGGCGAATCGGCTGGGGTTGCAGTTCGCGAACCGGGCTGATGATCGCATGCTGGTGTCGGCGTCGTTCGACGGTTTGGGGTTCGGCTACTCGTTGCAGGGTGCGGCTGGGGTTGCGGCGCGGTCGGGGGCGTACGCGGTGACGTATCCGGGGGTGTTGCCGGGTACGGACCTGGTTTTGGAGTCGCGGGAGAGTGGGGTCAAGGAGTCGATCGTTCTGCGGGAGCGGGGTACGCGGACGGAGTGGGTGTTTCCGCTCCGGCTCAATGGTTTGACGCCGGTGGTGGACGCCGGTGGTGGTGTGGTGCTGGCGGATGCGAAGGGGGCGGTGAAGGGCCGGATCCCGCCGGGGTTGATGCACGACTCGAGGTTCGACGGGTCGACGGGTGAGTTCACGACGTCCAACGCGGTCGCGTATTCGCTGGTCGAGGCCGATGGCGGGATCGGGTTGAAGGTCAGCGTCGACGAGCGGTGGCTGAATGCGCCCGAGCGGGTCTACCCGGTCACGATCGACCCGACGACGGAGTTCGCGACCACCGGCGACACCTACGTGTACTACGGGAACGACATCGACCACTCCGGCGAGGACGATCTGGCCGTCGGCACCTGGGACTCCGGTGCCCACCGCGGCAAGGCCCTGATGCACTTCACCGACTTCGCGGCCACCTTCGCCGGGCTGCGGATCACCTCGGCCAGCCTCAAGCTGTTCCTCTCCTGGCAGGGCAGCTGCTCGGCGCAGCCGTTCACGGTGCACCCGATCAGCACCTCCTGGGAGGTCGACACCGCCCGCTACGGCAGCGTCAACTACACCGGCCCCACCTTCGACGCGCAGATCGGCACCGCGACCCCGACGAACTACTCGGAGGCATGTGCCAACACCGGGAGCAACCGGACCGTCGGCTCCTGGGTGTCCGTGCCGCTGACGAAGGCGACCCTCGACGGCTGGCTGAACGGGACGCTGACCAACAACGGTCTGGGCATCTCCGCCTCGCAGACGGCGACGACTGATTTCAAGCGGTTCACGTCGCGCAATGGTCCGGCGGGGGCGGTGTGTGATGGTCACACGTGTGCGCCGTATCTGTCGGTGACGTATACGCCGAATGTGGCGCCGCAGATCGATTCGCAGTATCCGCCGCGGGATTATCAGGCGACGTCGTTGACGCCGGAGTTGCTGGCCAAGGGTCATGATCCGGATGTGTGGCCGAAGCCGGCGGTGCAGTACAACTACAAGGTCAACGACTCGACCGGTGCGCTGGTGGCCACCTCGGGGTGGACGTCGTCGTCGAGCTGGACGGTTCCGGACGGCAAGTTGCAGTGGTCGAAGACCTACTACTGGTGGGTCGTGTCGTATGACGGGTGGGCGACCAGTCCGGACCCGTTGAACGTGGCGTACTACTACCCGTTGTCGACTCCGCCGCCGCAGCCGTTGGTGACTTCGGGCTTGTCGCAGGACGGTGGTGGGCGTGGGTTCGAACCGGCTGCGGGCAATTACACGACTGAGGCGATGGACGCCCAGGTCGCCACGGTCGGTCCGGCGTTGGCGATCCAGCGGTCGTACAACAGCCGGGATCCGCGTACGGGGTTGGCGTTCGGGGCGGGCTGGTCGACGATGGTCGACGCGAACGTCACCGAGCGGATGGCCAGCAGCAGCGGTAAGACGGCGGTGATCACGTATCCGACTGGTACGGAGGTGGCGTTCGGCCGTAACGCGGACGGTAGTTTCAACCCGCCGCCGGGCCGTTATTCGGTGTTCACCACGGTCACCGGCGGCTACTCCCTGGTGGATAAGGACGGCACGACGTATCTGTTCACTCGGCAGGTCGCGGGCACGGTGGGCACGGATGCGGTGTATGCGATCACGTCGATCAGGGACGCGGCCGGGCGTACGTTGACGTTCGCCTATAACGCGTCGGGTCTGGTGGAGACGATCACGTCGGCGTCCGGTCGGGCGTTGCACTTGACGTGGTCCACGCCTGCGGGTGCGAGCAAGGCGCATGTGGCGACGGTGTACACCGACCCGGCCACGGCCGGGGATGCGAGCACGGTGGCGACGTGGGTGTACGCGTACAGCGGTGACCAGCTGACCAAGGTGTGTCCGCCGACCGATGCGACCCATTGCACCGTCTACGAATACGGCACCGGATCGCAGTACCCGACGGCGTTGCTGGATGCGGGTCCGCACTCGTATTGGCGGCTGTCCGAGCCGGCCGGCACCGTGAAGGCCAACAGCGATGTGCTCGACAACGGTGGCACCGATGCCGCCACGTACAGCAACGTGCAGCTCGGTCAACCGGGTCCGCTGCCGGGGTCGGCGGCCACCGCCGCGAGCTTCAACGGGACGTCGTCGTATGTGGAGGTGCCGGGCAAGCTGGTCAGCGCGGCCAGCTACCAGTCGGTGAGCATGTGGTTCAAGACGACCACCCCTGACTCGGTGCTGTTCAGCTATCAGAAGGATCCGATCACCGGCGGGACGACGGCCGGGAACTACACGCCGGGGATCTACATCGGCAGCAGCGGCAAACTGCGCGCCGCGTTCTGGACGAACAACGTCAACGCGGGGATCGTGTCGGCGAACCCGGTGACCGACGGCGCCTGGCACCACCTCGTCCTCGCAGCGGCAGGCAACACGCAAACCTTGTATCTGGACGGTCAGGTCGTCGGATCGCGTACCGGCCTGATCACGTTGATCGACGCCTACAGCGCGACCCACGAGTACGTCGGGGCCGGGTTCCTCGGCGGCGCCTGGCCGGACCAGTCGCACCAGTCGAGCACCTCCAGCGACGGATTCGCGAACTACTTCACCGGTTCGATCTCGGACGTGGCGTTGTTCGACCGGACGCTGACGGCGGCGGATGTGGCGAGCCTGCGTGGTGCGTCTGCTGCGGCGGCGCATCCGTTGACGAAGATCGTGCGCCCGTCGGGGGCGACGGCGGCGCAGATCACCTATGACCCGGTCAGCGGGATCGTGACGCAGGTGATCGATGAGCACAACGGGACGTGGAAGATCAGCCCGTCGGCGGTGGCCGGTTCGTCGCAGGTGTACGCCGCGTCCGTGCTGTCCGGTGGTCCGGCAGACTATCTGCGGATGAACGAATCCGGGGTGACCGAGGCGGTCAACGAGGTCAACGGCGGGATCGGCACCTACAACACGGTGACCCTCGGCTCGCCCGGCCCGTTCACCGACGCGACGGCGGGTAGGTTCAACGGCACCTCCTCCTATGTAGAGCTACCCGCCACGGATGTGCCGACGACGGGGCCGAACTCCGTGTCGATGTGGTTCACCATGCCGTCAGGGTCCACTGCGGGCGGCGTGCTCTACGCGTACCAAAGCATGCCTATGAGTGGCGATCTGAGCGTGAGCGGCTATTGGACCCCGGCGCTGTATGTGGGCACGGACGGCAAGCTACGCGGCGGTTTCTGGACCGGGAGTGCCGCGAACGTGCTGACGACCTCGGCCTCGGTGGCCGACGGAAAGTGGCACCACGTGGCGTTGTCGGCCAGCAGCACCAGCCAGTCGCTGTACCTGGACGGGACGCTGGTCGGGACGCGCAACGCGGCCCTGGTCGCCACCACCGCGACGTACGCCTACCTGGGCGCGGGCAAGTGGTCGGCGAGTTGGACCGGATACGACGGTGACAACGCCGGTTACTTCCCGGGTTCGATCGGGGAGTTCGCGTTCTACAAGTCGCAGCTGACGGCCGCGCAGATCGCGGACCAGGTCGCGGCGAGCAAGAACGCGTCGGCGGACGCGGCCGGCGCGGCGTTGGCCAAGAAGATCGTGGTGACCGATCCGACGAACGCCACCACGACCTACCTGTACGACGTCGAGAACGGCAACCGGCAGGTCGCCGAGATCTGGACCGACGGTACGCAGCAGCGGCAGACCACCTACGGCTACAAGGACGGCTATCTGCGTACGGTGACCGACCCGAACGGCAACGTGACGACCAGTGAGCAAGACGTGCGGGGCAACACGATCTCCGAGCAGACCTGCCAGGACCGGTCGGCCGGCAAGTGCTCGACGGTCTACTACACGTACTACCTGAACGCCACATCCCCGGGCGATCTGCGCAATGATCAGATCACCGAGATCCGTGACGGCCGATCGGCCAGCGCGACGGACAACACGTATTTGACGAAGTTCGAGTACGACGCGCTGGGCAACAAGATCAAGACCACCGATCCGCTGGGCCGGGTGGCGTCCACGCAGTACACCGACGGGACGACGATCGCGGCGGCGAACGGCGGGTTCGCCCCAGCCGGGCTGCCGTGGCGGGTCACCTCACCGGGCGGCCAAATCCAGACCACGACGTACTTCGCCAACGGCGACGTGGCACAGGTGACCGACCCGGCCGGGTTGATCACGAAGCTGGGATATGACGGATTGGGCCGGGTCGTCACCAAGACCGAGGTGTCGGACGGCTATCCGGCCGGACTCGTGACGAAGGTCGTGTACGACAAGTTGGGCCGGATCGCTCAGCAGACCGATCCGGCGACGACGAACCGGGTGACCGGCGCGGTGCATACGCCGGTGACGACGACGGTCTACAACTTCGATGGGCAGATCACGCAGCAGACGGTCAGCGACGCGACCGGTGGAGATGCGGCGCGGACCCTGAAGAACACCTATGACTCCCTCGGGCACGTCGCGACGGCGACCGACTCCGACGGCGATCTCACCTCGTTCGGCTATGACCAGTACGGGAATCTGACCAGGGAGGTCGACGAGACCGGATCGGAGACCCGGTACGCGTACGACGCGAACGGGCATCTGCTGACCACCACGTTGATCGGCTATACGGGCGATCCGAACAATCCGATCACCGCGCGGGATCTGGTGACCGAGTCGCGGGCGTACGACCCGGCGGGCCGGCTGGCCACGATCACCGACGCGATGGGGTTCGTGACGGCGTTCACCTACACCGACAACAATCTCGAAGTCGCGGTGATCAAGAAGAACGCCGACGGCAGCCAGACCTATGTGGCCGAGCAGAACGAGTACGACGCGGCCGGCAACGTGATCCGCGAATTGAGCAACAACAACGTCACCGACACTCGGTACACAGTGGACGCGGTCGGCCGGGTGACTGGCGAGACCCTCGACCCCAACGGCGTTGCGCGTAAGACCAGCTACACCTACAACAACGATGATCTGGTCACGGCGAAGTACTTCTCCGACAACTCCGGTTACACCTCGGCGGTGGGCAGCACCTACGACTCCGCCGGACGGATCACGTCGGACTGGGCGCGTACGCTCGGCGCCGGTAAGCCGGATGGTTGGTGGCGGTTGAACCCGGCCAGCGGCACCGAGGTCGTCGACAACTCCGGCGGCGACAACACCGCCACCGCCACGAGCGGCGTGACCTGGTCCGGCGGCGCGGGCGTCTTCAACGGCACCACGGGTTGGGCGACGACCACCGGACCCGTCCTGAACACCACGCAGAGCTTCAGTGTCTCGGCCTGGGTGAAGCTGGCGGTCAACACCGCCGGGCAGACCGCGGTGTCGCAGGACGCCTCGGTGAACTCCGGGTTCAACCTCCAGTACCTCAAGGGCCCGAACCGCTGGTCGTTCACCCGGAACCTGACCGACACCACCTCGCCCACCTCGGCGATGGCGCAGTCCACGGCGGCTCCGACGCTGAACACGTGGACGCATCTCGTCGGCGTCTACAACGCCGCGAACGGCCAGATGACGTTGTACGCCAACGGAACCGCGCAAGGAACGGCGACCGACACGACGCCGATCGCGTCGACCGGCGCGTTCGTGATCGGCCGCTCCAAGTACAACGGGGTACAGGAGGCGCCGTTCAACGGCTCGATCGGCAACGTGCAGGTGTATCAGCGAGCGCTGAGCGCTGCCGATGTGTCCAGCCTCTACGGCAACGGCCAGGCCGGTCGGCCGCTCGGCGACGCGTACAACACGACGACGTACACCTACGACCAGCGTGGGCTGAAGTTGTCCGAGACCGATCCGCTGGGTAACACGGAGTACTACGAGTACGACGAGTCCGACAACCTCGTCGTCACCACCAGCGCCCCGGTCAACGCCGAGTCCAACGGCGGCACCCCCGTCTCCTCGCGACCGGTCACCACCACCGGCTTCGACACCTTCGGCGACGAGGTCGAACTCCGCGACCCCGACGGCAACACCACCGTCGTCACCCGCGACGCCTCCGGCCGACCGGTCACCACCCGCCTCCCGGACTACACCCCACCCGGCGGCACGAAGATCACCGCCACCGTGTCCAAGACGTTCGACGGCGACGGCAACGTCACGAGCATGACCGACGCCCTCGGCAAGGTCACCAGCTATCGCTACGACCAACTCGGGCGGCTGGCCAAGGTGACCGAGCCCGGCGGGGCGGCCACCACCTACGTCTACGACCTCAACGACGAGCTGCTGCGGACCACCAACGCCCTGGGCGCGTACGCGGAGTCCACCTACGACTACCTCGGGCGTGAGGTCACTCAGTCCACCTTCGAACGGTCGACCTCCAGCACGTTCACCACCTCGTACGCGTACACCAGCGCCGGGTTCGTGCAGAAGGTGACGCAGCCGTCCGGGTCGTACGTGACCTACACGACGAACGCGGTCGGCGACGCGACGGCGCGGACGGACGCCGCGGGGAACGCCACCCAGTACCGGTACGACTACCTCGGCCGGCAGGTGGCCGTGACGGCCCCGGACGGGTCGAAGCGGACATCCGTCTACGACGAGCCCGGCAACATGATCGCGGGCAAGGCGTACGACAGCACCGGAGCGCTGATCTCGAAGATCTCGGGGACGTTCGACGGCAACGGCAACCAGCTCGCGATGATCGACGCGCTCGGTCATGCGACGACGTTCACTTATGACGCGACCGGGATGGTGACCGGGCAGACCGAACCGACGTCGGCCACCACGTCCATCACCACCTCGTTCGGCTACGACCTGCAAGGTCACCGGACCCGGTACACCGACGGGCGCGGCAACCGGCACCTGTCGACCTACAACGCGTGGGGGTTGCTGGAGTCCCAGATCGAACCGGCCACCACGACGAACCCCAACGACCGCACCTGGACCGTCGTCTACGACGCCGCCGGCCGGCCGGCCCGCCAGCAGCAGCCGGGCGGTGTGGTCGTGACCAACGGATACGACGTCGCCGGCAACCTCACCACTCAGACCGGCACCGGGGCCGACGCCGCCACGGTCGACCGCACCTTCGGCTACGACCTGGCCGGTCAACTCACCTCGATGAAGGCCGGCACCGGGAGCGACACCTTCACCTACAACGACCGGGGCCTGCTGACCTCGGCGACCGGGCCGTCGGGCGCGTCCAGCTTCACCTACAACGGCGACGGCCTGATGTCGGGCCGCACCGACGCCGCCGGAACCAGCACCTACTCCTACGACACCGTGGACCGGCTGTCGGGCGTCACGGACGCCTCGACCGGGCAGACGGTCGCGTACACCTATGACGGGCTCTCGCGCCTGACGAAGATGACGTACGCCTCCGGCGACAGCCGCAACCTCGGCTACGACAGCGCCAGCCGGCTGAACTCGGACACGCTGAAGACCTCGGCCGGAGCCACCGTCGCCGGCATCACCTATGTGTACGACTTGGACGGCCGGGAGACGACGAAGACGACGACCGGGTTCGCCGGATCGTCGGCGAACACCTACACCTACGACTGGGCCGGCCGGCTCACCTCGTGGAACAACGGCACGGCGACCACCGCCTTCGCGTACGACGCGACCGGGAACCGGACGCAGATCGGCGCGAAGATCATGGTGTACGACGAGCGTGACCAGCTCGTGGGAGACGGGTCCACGACCTACACCTACACCGCCCGGGGCACCCTGGCCTCGACGGCGACCGGGTCGACCACCCAGACGTTCGCCAGCGACGCCTTCGGGCAGCAGACGAAGATCGGTACGCAGACCTACGCGTACGACAGCCTGGGCCGAGTGCTGACCGCCGGGTCCACGACGCTGGCCTATTCAGGCCAGGACAACGACGTGGCCGGGGACGGCGCCGCGACCTACAGCCGCGGTCCCGACGACGAACTGGTCGGGGTCAAGCCCACCAGCGGCACGGGCGTCTTCGCCTGGGCCGACCTGCACACCGACCTTGTCGCGCAGTTCACCTCGACCGGGACGACGGTGAGCGGCTCGGCGACCTACGACCCGTTCGGCACGGTCACCGCGACCGCGGGCAAGGTCGGCAACCTCGGCTATCAGTCGGAGTGGACCGACAGCGCGACGAATCGCGTGAACATGCACGCTCGCTGGTACAACCCGGCGACCGGGCAGTTCGACAACCGGGACACCGTCGACAACGACCCGGTCCCGGACTCCATCGACGCAAACCACTACCAGTACGGCGACGGCAACCCGCTCCAGACGATCGACTCGACCGGGCACTGGGGCTGGAACCCGATCAAGGCCGTGAAGAAGGCCGTCAAGAAGGTCGCCCACAAGGTCACCCACTCGTCGGCCTGGCGCTACGCCTCCTCGTACGCGCGCTCGACCTGGCACGCGACGACCAAGGCGGTCAAGAAGGTCGTCCACCATGTGAAGAAGGCGGTCCGCAAGGCCGTTCACCGGGTGACGCGCGCGATCCGCCATGTGGTGCACCGTGCCGTGCATTACGTCAAGCACAAGTACAAGAAGGCGGTGAACTGGGTCAAGCACACCTACCACCGGGCGAAACACTGGGTGGCGAAGACCTACAACCACATCAAGAGCAAGGTGAAGAACACCTATCACCGGATCAAGCAGGCCGGGCAGCGGATCGTCCACAAGGTCGCGAAGACCGTCAAGAAGGTCGCCAACACGGTCAAGGACGCCTATCACGCCACCGCGAAGTGGGTGAAGGAGCATAAGGACACGCTCATCCAGGTAGGCGCGATCGTCGCCGGAGTGGCGGCCGGGCTCGCCTGTACCGCCGTCACGGCCGGCGCCGGTGCGGCCGCCTGCGCGATCGGTGCCGCGGCCTTGATCAACCTCGGGAAGGACGCGGCGACCGGCAACATCCACAGCTTCTCGGACGCGCTGGGATCGTTGGGTCAAGGCGCGATCCAAGGTGGACTCGGCGTCGTCACCGGTGGCGTGGGCGGCCTGGTCGCCGGGCGCATGGCCAGTGCGCTCGGTGGGTTCGGCGCCCGGGTCGGCGGCCGCATGCTGGCGGGCTTCGCCGGCGGCGCGGTCAGCGACACGGCGACGCAGCTCGCCACGACGGGCCGGGTGGACTGGACCGGCGTGGCCATCTCCGGTGGCATCGGCGCGGTGACCGGTGCGGCCGGCGGGCGCGGCGGCAGCAGCTGCCACAGCTTCCAGCCGGGTACCCAGGTCGTCATGGCCGACGGCAGCACGAAGGCGATCAAGGATGTCAAGGTCGGCGACAAGGTGCTCGCCACGGATCCCGCGACCGGCAAGACGGTGGCTCGCGAGGTGACGCGGCTGCACCGCAACACCGACTCCGATCTCGCCGACGTCACGTTGCAGGACGTGCGTACCGGTGCACTGTCCACACTGCACACGACACAGCACCACCCGTTCTGGAGCGTCGCCGAGCACGCCTGGGTGGACGCCGCCGACCTCAAGATCGGTACGCGGCTGCGGGACACCGCCGGGCGTACCGTCCAGGTCGTCGTCGCGGTCGAGACGTGGACCGGGTCGGCCGACATGCGCGACCTCACCGTCGCCGACGTCCACACGTACTACGTGCTCGCCGGCGGGCTGCCGGTGCTGGTGCACAACGTGAGCAGCTGCCCGGTTCACGGGTCCAGCCCGCTGCCGGGCGCGCACGCCTCCGAGTGCACCTGTCTCGTGCAGCGGCCGGGTGGTCCGCCGGCGTACAACGGGCGGATCTCCACGCGGGACCTGCGGGCCGCCGACTCCGGTGACGAGGGTGCCCGCGGCCGGATCGAGGGCGCGCTGGGCTCGGACCGGGCGACGGAGACGCACAGCTACACCGAGGAGGCCAAGGATCCCTACGAGATCTTCGAGGACAGCGAGAAGCCCTGGCAGCCGAACAAGTCGCAGACGCCGCCCAACCAGCGGGGCACCGGCCGCTTCGTGAACTCGAAACCCGGCAAGGTGATCATGAAACTCTGGGAGGTCTGGCGAGTCTTCGGCCAGTGA
- a CDS encoding MarR family winged helix-turn-helix transcriptional regulator, producing MAYDDTATGRLLWQVTTRWRTAVDRAVAPLGLTHAQYALLGSLYGLTRAGQQPSQRELADAAGLEPIYVSKLIRSLESAGLVTRDAHPADTRARQLGLTDHGTEVLLAAVKIVHALQDELTAPIGGSSSERNRELIRTLRALLGGPST from the coding sequence ATGGCGTACGACGACACCGCGACCGGACGACTCCTCTGGCAAGTCACGACGAGGTGGCGGACGGCCGTGGACCGGGCGGTCGCACCGCTGGGTCTCACCCACGCGCAGTACGCCTTGCTCGGCTCGCTCTACGGGCTCACCCGGGCCGGGCAGCAGCCCAGCCAGCGGGAGCTCGCCGACGCCGCCGGGCTCGAACCGATCTACGTCTCCAAGCTCATCCGGAGCCTGGAGAGCGCCGGCCTGGTGACCCGCGACGCGCACCCGGCCGACACCCGGGCCCGGCAGCTCGGCCTGACCGACCACGGCACGGAAGTCCTCCTGGCGGCGGTGAAGATCGTGCACGCCCTCCAGGACGAACTGACCGCGCCCATCGGCGGGTCCAGCTCCGAGCGCAACCGGGAACTCATCCGCACCCTCCGGGCTCTCCTCGGAGGACCTTCCACGTGA